Sequence from the Pyramidobacter piscolens W5455 genome:
AAGATCGACCGTCACGCGCCGACGCTGAACGTGGAGCAGCCTGCCGATCTGGGGCAGGTAGCTTCCTTTATTGAGCAGAAAGCGGAGGCGTAACGATGGCTCGCGTTGCCTTAGTAACCGGCGCCGGCCGCGGCATCGGCCGCGCGGTGGCGAAGCGCCTGGCCGCCGACGGTTGTTCCGTGGCGGTGAACTATCGTTCTTCGGCGGAAGCGGCCCAGTCCTTGGTGGACGAGATCACGGCCGCCGGCGGAAAAGCGCTGGCTTTTGCCGGCGACGTTTCCAGTTCCGAAGCGGTAAAAAAGCTTTTCGACGACGTCAAAGAGTCCCTCGGCCCCGTCGAGATCCTTGTGAACAACGCCGGGCAGACGAAAGACGGGCTGCTGATGAGAATGAAAGACGCCGACTGGGACGACGTGCTCGACGCCGATCTCAAGTCCGTGTTCCTCTGCACGCGCGAAGCGATCAAATCCATGGTCCGCGCCCGCTGGGGGCGGATCGTCAACATCTCTTCGGTGGTCGGCGTCACGGGCAATCCCGGACAGGCCAATTACGGCGCCGCCAAAGCCGGCGTGATCGGCTTCAGCAAGTGCGTGGCGCGCGAATATGCCGCCAAGGGCGTGACGGTGAACTGCGTCGCTCCCGGTTACATCGCCACCGATATGACGAAAGTCCTGAGCGACGCCGCCAAGGAAGCGATCCTGACGGGCATTCCGCAGGGACGTCAGGGCGATCCCGAGGACGTGGCCAACGCCGTGTCCTTCTTCGTCCAGGAAAGCAGTTCTTATATCACAGGTCAGGTTCTCGCCGTCGACGGCGGGATGACAATGGCATAGAGCGGTTCTTTTACGAGGCCGCATATTTTTATGGAGGTGCTTTGAGCTATGACTAAAGCAGATGTTCTCGCTCGCCTGAAGGAAATCATTATCGACCGTCTTGACGTGGAAGAGGAGCAGATCCGTCCCGAGGCTTCCTTTGTGGAAGATCTCGGCGCCGATTCCCTTGACATCGTCGAGCTGATCATGGGCATCGAGGAAGAGTTCGACATCGAGATCCCCGATGAGGATGCCGAGAAGCTGACCACTGTCGGTGAAGCGATCAACTACGCCGCCAGTAAGCTTGGCATTGAGGAGTAACTGAGCTGTATGTGCGGGGGAGAGGATACCGGTACGGCGATCCTCTCCCGATTTTGAAGAGTCATTTATCGTATTTCGCCCACCGAGGCGGCAAGGAGATCTCAAAATGAATCGAAGAGTCGTGATCACCGGGCTCGGCGTGGTCAGCCCCGTTGGCATCGGCAAGGATAATTACTGGCGCGCCCTCGAAGCGGGAGAAAACGGCATCAGGAACATCACCGCTTTCGACGCGTCCGACTACAATGTGAAAATTGCGGGCGAGGTTCGCGACTTTGACCCTGACCTTTATATGGCTAAAAAAGAGGCCAAGCGCACCGACCGCGTCATTCAGTTCTCGACGGCAGCGGCGTCGATGGCGCTTGAAGACGCAAAACTTGATCCGGCTTCCGTCGATCCATGGAAGTTCGGCGTCTACATCGGTTCCGGCACCGGCGGGCTGCATACCAGCTGGGAAGGATATCAGGACCTTTCCGAAAAAGGCCCCCGTCACGTCGGGCCTTTCGCCATCCCGATGATGATCAGCAACATGACCTCGGCTTACATCGCCATCAAGTACGGCTGCAAAGGTCCCAATATGTGTATCGTCACCGCCTGCGCGTCGTCGATCAACAGCATCGGCGAAGCATGGTACGCCGTCCAGCGCGGCGACGCCGACGTGATGTTGGCCGGCGGCGCCGAGGCCTGCGTGATGGGACTGACGGTAGCCGGTTTTGCCTCCATGAAGGCGCTCTGTACGACTCACAACGACGATCCGGAGCGTGCGTGCCGTCCCTTCGACAAAGACCGGGCCGGTTTCATCGTCGCGGAAGGAGCCGGTGTCGTCGTTCTCGAAGATCTTGAACGCGCCCGCGCCCGCGGCGCTCACATTTACGGCGAGCTGACCGGCTACGGCGCCACATGCGACGCTTATCATCTGACCGCTCCCGATCCCGACGGCGTCGGCGCCATGAAGGCCATGGAGCTGGCCATGACGCAGTCGGGCTGGGACGGCGTGGATTTGGTCAACGCCCATGGAACGTCCACTCATCTCAACGAGATCATGGAGTCCAAGGCCATCAACGGACTTCTCGGCGACAAGGCGAAGGACACGCTCGTCACTTCCACCAAGTCGATTTTCGGCCATACGCTCGGTGCGGCCGGCGGCGTGGCGGTCGTGGCGGCGCTCCAGTCTTTCGAACAGGGGATCGTCCACAAGACGCGCAACTACGAAACGCCCGATCCCGAGTGCAACGTCAACGTCGTCGCTGAAACGCTGTACGATCGGGACGTCAAACGCATCCTCGTCAACAATTTCGGCTTCGGCGGGCACAACGGCGTGCTCGCGCTGCAAAAGTACGAAGGCTGATGAACGAGGCGGAGCTGGCGCGGACAAAAGACCTGCTCGAGTTCCAGCGGCGCATCGGCTACGAGTTCAGCGACCCGGCTCTGCTGGAAGAAGCGCTGACCCATTCGTCCTACGCTCACGAACGGGGAGTTCCGTTCTGGAACGAGCGTCTCGAGTTTCTCGGCGACGCCGTGCTGGAAGTGCTGATCAGCGAGGAACTGTTCCGCGCCCGCCCCGACGCCAGCGAAGGGCAGATGACCCGCGAGCGCGCCTCGCTGGTTCGCGAAGAAGTGCTTTCCGCCTGGGGGCACTCCTTGGGCTTGGACGGTCTGCTCCTTTTGGGAATGGGGCAGCGCGGCAGCGCCAGCGAAAACATGATCGGCGACGCGGTCGAGGCTTTGATCGGGGCTCTTTATCTCGACGGCGGGCTGGAACAGGCCCGCGCTTTTCTGAACCGTCGCCCGCGGGGAGCGGCGCGCGAGCAGCTCGATCCGAAGAGCCGTCTGCAGATTCTCTGCCAGGAACGGAACGGTCCGGCGCCTTATTATGAACTTCTTGAGCGCAAAGGGCCGGAGCACGATCCGATTTTTATCGCCCGGGCTCTGCTGGACGGCAGGGAACTTGCCCGCGGCAGAGGAACCAGTCGCAAGGCAGCTGAGCAGGCGGCGGCAAGGGCGGCCTTGAAACTGATCGAATCGTCAAAAGAACAGCTCTGACAAAGATCGCTTGTCCGTCTGCGGACGAGCGATTTTTTATGACGCGGGCGTGATTTTATTTGCGCCTTCAACTTGATTTTGCCGCGTATTCGATTTAGAATCAATTTCCGTGAGGCGAAGGAAAGGGGAGAACCTGACGTGACGAAAAGCGATGTGCCGCGGCGCTTTCGCGGCGTCATGGAACGACGCGGCTGGCTCGGTCAAACGCCGGTGCTGCTCGGCGTTTCGGGCGGCAGCGATTCGATGAGCCTGCTGTGCGCTTTTTCCCGGCTTTACGAGCCTTCGCAGTTGGTTGTGCTTCACATGGACCACGGTCTCCGCGGCGCTTCGTCCCGCGACGGCGAGTTCGTAAAAAAGCGCTGCGCGGAATTGGGCGTGCGCTGCGTGATCGAGCGTCGTCCGGTCTCCGCGTTGTCACGCAAAGGCGAATCCGAGGAAGCGGCGGGGCGTCGGCTTCGCTACGAGCTCTACGAAGAGACGGCGCAAAGATTCGGCTGTCGCTTGGTGGCGCTGGGGCATACGCGCGACGACCTGGCCGAGAACACGCTCATGAATCTGGCCCGCGGCTGCGGGCTTTGGGGCGTGGCGGGGATGCCGGAACAGCGCGACATTTATATCCGGCCGCTGCTTTCGTTCCGCCGCCAGGAACTGCGCGATTTTCTCCGCGCCCAGGGCTGGAGCTGGGTAGACGACGAGACGAACGCGCTGAACATCTACCAGCGCAACCGCGTCCGCAACGAAGTGATGCCTCTGTTGGCCCGCGAGGTCAATTCCGGCGTCGTCGAGCATCTGGCTTCTCTGGCCGAAGAGGCGCAGCTTTGGCGGAAGATGCAGGAAGAACAGTCGTCCGCGCTGTGCCGCGAGGTCTCGCTGCCGCAGCGCGGCTGGCCGTGCCTGAGCCTGAGCAAATTGCGCCGCGTCCACGAGTTCCAGCGCCGGGAACTGGTGCGCTTTGTGGGGCGCCGGCTGGAGCTGCCCGCCTTGTCCAGAGTGCGCATTGAAGAGTTGGATCGCTTGATGCGCCGCTCCGGACGTTTTGTGTTCCAATGGGGCTCCGCGGTCGACGTGGAAGCCGGCGGCGGCATGCTGTGCTGGCATCCGGCGGCGGAGAAGCGTTTGGAGGCGCTTGAGCTTTCGCTCGGCGAAACGGCGCGTTGGGGCGGCTGGAGAGTTTCGCTGCGGCGGAAGGACGCGTCTGCGGAGGCCGGTTTTGGCCTACGCTGTCCACTCGATGGGGCACGGCCGGTCGTTCTGCAAAAAAACAGTGAAAAATACGATGTGACAACGTCTTTTTTTCCGGTGATTTTTCAGAAAAATGTTTTTCGGGCGGAAAAAAAACAAAACCAATGGGAAATCCTTCGCCATAGTGTAAAATATAACATCGTTGCTGAGGTTGTTTTGAGTCCCCTTGTCGGGCGCTGGAGGGAATCTTTATGGAATTGAAGGCAGCGGAAGTTCTGATCGCCAGGGAGCAGATCGCCGCGCGCGTTCGCGTGCTGGCATCGGAAATCAGTAAAAAATACGACGGGCAGAGTTTGACTGTCATCGGCATCCTGCGCGGCGCGGTGATCTTCATGGCCGACCTGGTGCGCGAGATCTCGCCGTCGGTGAACGTCGTCATGGAGTTCATGAAGGCCGCATCCTACGGCGCTTCGACCACGTCGTCGGGCAAAGTGACCATCTCGCAGGGAACCGGCATCGCAGTGAAGGGACGCAACATTTTGATCGTCGAGGACATCGTGGATACGGGGCTGACGCTGCAGCACCTGCGCGGATACTTCAAGGACGAGGGCGCCGCGTCCGTGGAAGTGTGCGTTTTGCTGGACAAAAGGGAACGACGCGTCGTCGACGTGCCGGTGGAGTATACGGGATTCGTGATTCCCGATGAGTTCGTGGTCGGCTACGGCATGGATTATGATCAGAAGATGCGCAACCTGCCTTCGATCCACACGGTGCGCTCCGTCTCGGAGTGATGTTATGAATTTTAAGGAGGCGCCATTGTGCAGCGATTAATGAAGAATCTCGGCGTGTATTTGATCCTCGTGGTGCTCGTCGTCAGCGTCGTAAACATGTTTCTCACGCCTCAGACCGCGGGGCCGGAAGTGGCGGAGGTCCCTTACAGCCAATTCAAGACCGATCTGGCCGCGGGACGGATCAAAAACTTCACGATCAACGAGATGAAGGCCCAGGGGCGCTACGCCGACGGCAAGACGTTCGTCAGCAACATCGTCGGCGTCAAGGATGTGGCCGAAGAAGCCGCCGCCCGGGGCGTAGAAGTGAGGATCGCCGAGCCGCCGGAAACGCCGTGGTGGATGACGCTGGCTTCGTCCGTGTTCCCCACGCTGCTGCTGATCGGCGTGTGGATCTTCTTCCTGCACAACATGCAGGGCGGTGGCGGAAAGGTCATGAGTTTTGCCAAGAGCAAGGCGAAAATGTTCCTCGACAACCGTCCCAAGGTGACCTTCAACGACGTGGCCGGCTGCGACGAGGCCAAGGAAGAGCTCAAGGAAGTAGTGGAATTCCTCAAGTCTCCCGACCGCTTTACCAAGTTGGGGGCCAAGGTGCCCAAGGGCGTGCTGCTGCTCGGCTCGCCGGGGACCGGCAAGACCCTGCTGGCCCGCGCCTGCGCCGGCGAGGCCGACGTGCCGTTTTTCAGCACCAGCGGCTCGGACTTCGTGGAGATGTTCGTCGGCGTCGGCGCTTCGCGCGTGCGCGACCTGTTCGACCAGGCCCGCAAGTACCAGCCCTGTCTGGTTTTCATCGACGAGATCGACGCCGTCGGACGCCAGAGAGGCACCGGTCTCGGCGGCGGCCACGACGAGCGCGAGCAGACGCTGAACCAGCTGCTCGTCGAGATGGACGGCTTCGACGAGAAAACGGGCATCATCCTGATCGCGGCCACCAACCGCGCCGACGTGCTCGACCCGGCGCTGCTGCGCCCCGGGCGTTTCGACCGCCACGTGGTCGTGGACACGCCTGACGTGAAGGGGCGCGAAGCGATCCTGAAAGTCCACGCCAAGGACAAAAAATTCGCCCCCGACGTCGATTTCGAGGTGCTGGCCAAGCGCACGCCCGGCTTCGTCGGCGCCGATCTGGCCAACGTCATCAACGAGGCGGCGCTGCTGGCCGCCCGCGGCGGCAAAACGGAGATCGGCATGGCCGAGCTGGAAGAAGGCATCGACCGTTCCATCGCCGGCCCCGAGCGCAAGAGCCGCCTGATCGGCCCGCGCGAGAAGAAGATCATCGCCTACCACGAAACGGGGCACGCGATGGTGGCGAAGCTGATCCCCGGGTGCGATCCCGTGCACAAGATCTCGATCATCCCCCGCGGCAGCGCGGCGCTGGGCTACACGCTGCAGCTGCCGGCGGAAGACCGATTTTTGGCCTCGAAGAACGAGCTGACCAACAACATCTGCGTGCTGCTCGGCGGGCGCGTCACCGAAGAACTGGTCTTCGGCGACATCACCACCGGCGCCAGCAATGACCTGGAACGCGCCACGCAGGTGGCCCGCAGCATGGTCACGCAGTACGGCATGAGCTCTCTTGGCCCCGTCGTGCTGGGACGCCAGCGCCATGAGGTGTTCCTCGGCCGCGACCTGGGCGAAGACCGCAATTACAGCGACCAGATCGCCTTCGCCATCGACGAGGAAGTCCGCAAGATCGTGGAGGAGTGTTACGTTCGCGTCAAAAAGCTGCTGTCGGACAACAGGGACAAGGTCGATCTCGTCGCCGAAACGCTACTCGAACGCGAAGTGATGGACGGTCACGATCTGGCGGTGCTGCTCGGCGAGGAAGAGCCCGTTTCCGAGAAGTCCGAAGAAAAAGCCGCGTCCGAAAGTGCCGGCGCTCCCGCGCCGGAAGAGCCGGCTCCGGCGGAAGAGAAGGCGGCGGACGGCTTTATTCCGCGGGCGCCCGTCGTTTCCAACGAGATGGCCCCGATGGAACGAAAAGAACCGCCCTCTGCAAAAGGCGAATAAACTGGTACAATATAAGGACGGAGTGGATCTTTTCGCTCCGTCCTTTTCTTTTCGCTTTCGTTTCGTCATTTGTTTTTGTCTCATCATGGAGGTCCGATCATGGAGACTGAAAAATTCAAACTGCACGCTCCCTGGCCGCCGTCGGGCGATCAGCCGCAGGCCATCGAGTCGCTGCTCGAGGGGCTGGAGCGCGGCGAAAAATGCTCGACGCTGATGGGCGTGACGGGCAGCGGCAAGACGTTTACCGTCGCCAACGTCGTGGCGAAGTACGACCGCCCCACGCTGGTGCTGGCTCACAACAAAACCCTCGCGGCGCAGCTGTTCAGCGAGTTCAAACGCTTTTTCCCCGAGAACGCCGTGCATTATTACGTGAGCTATTACGATTACTACCAGCCCGAAGCCTATATCCCCAGCTCGGACACGTTCATCGAAAAGGACGCTTCCATCAACACCCAGATCGAGCGCATGCGGCTCGCCACCACCAAGTCGCTGATCGAACGCCGCGATGTGATCGTGGTGGCGTCGGTCTCCTGCATTTACGGCATGGGCAAGCGCAAGAACTACGAAGACGCCATCGTCAATTTTTCCGTGGGCGAGCGCTGGAACCGCCGCAGCTTCCAGGAAGCGCTGATGAAAGCCTATTACGAGCGCAACGACTTCGACCTTCAGCCCGGCAAGTACCGCGTGCGCGGCGACGTGCTGGAGGTGTATCCCGTGTACAGCGACGCCACGCTGCGCTTTTCCTTCTTCGACGAGGAACTGGAATCCATCGAGGAAGTCGATCCCGTCAGCGGGCGTTCCACGGCGCGCAAGCAGCACGTCTCGGTCTTCCCGGCGCAGCATTACGTCACCAGCGACGGCGCGATCGCCGAGTCGATGGACAAGATCAAGCGCGAGATGGAGCTTCAGGTCGGCCGCTTCAAGTCCGAAGGGAAATACCTCGAAGCCGAGCGCCTCGGCAGCCGCACCCGCTACGACATGGAAATGCTGGCCGAAGCCGGCTATTGCTCCGGCATCGAGAATTATTCGCGCTACCTCGACGGCCGCGCCGAGGGCGAACAGCCCGGCACGCTGATCGATTTCTTTCCGCCGGACTTTTTGATGATCGTTGACGAGTCGCACATCACGCTGCCGCAGGTGCGCGGCATGTTCAACGGCGACCGCGCGCGCAAGGAAGTGCTCGTGGAGCACGGCTTCCGCCTGCCGTCGTGCCTCGACAACCGCCCCCTCAAATGGCACGAGTTCGAACGCTACATGCAGCGCGTCGTCTGCTGCTCGGCCACGCCCGGCGACTGGGAACTGGCGCACTCCAGGCGCGTCGTCGAGCAGCTGATCCGCCCCACCGGCATCGCCGATCCCGAGGTGGAGGTCCGCAAAGCGACGGGACAGATCGACGACCTGCTGGCCGAGATCCAGAAAGTCCGGGGCGCGGGCGGCCGCTGTCTCGTCACCACGCTCACCAAAAAAGGCGCCGAGGAATTGGCCGGATACATGCGCACGCTGCGCGTCAAGTCCGAATATATCCATTCCGAATTGAACGCCTTCGAACGCGCGGAGGAAATCAACCATCTCCGCAGCGGCGACATCGAGGTGCTGATCGGCGTCAACCTGCTGCGCGAGGGCATCGACATGCCCGAGGTGACGCTCGTGGCGATCCTCGACGCCGACCGCGAAGGCTTCTTGCGCTCCTACCGCTCGCTCGTGCAGGTGATGGGGCGCGCGGCGCGCAACGTCGATTCGCGCGTGATCCTCTATGCCGACGAAGTGACCGACAGCATCCGCGAGGCGGTCGGCGAGTCGAAGCGCCGCCGCGAGGCGCAGCTGAAATACAACGAGG
This genomic interval carries:
- the fabG gene encoding 3-oxoacyl-[acyl-carrier-protein] reductase; the protein is MARVALVTGAGRGIGRAVAKRLAADGCSVAVNYRSSAEAAQSLVDEITAAGGKALAFAGDVSSSEAVKKLFDDVKESLGPVEILVNNAGQTKDGLLMRMKDADWDDVLDADLKSVFLCTREAIKSMVRARWGRIVNISSVVGVTGNPGQANYGAAKAGVIGFSKCVAREYAAKGVTVNCVAPGYIATDMTKVLSDAAKEAILTGIPQGRQGDPEDVANAVSFFVQESSSYITGQVLAVDGGMTMA
- the acpP gene encoding acyl carrier protein, translating into MTKADVLARLKEIIIDRLDVEEEQIRPEASFVEDLGADSLDIVELIMGIEEEFDIEIPDEDAEKLTTVGEAINYAASKLGIEE
- the fabF gene encoding beta-ketoacyl-ACP synthase II codes for the protein MNRRVVITGLGVVSPVGIGKDNYWRALEAGENGIRNITAFDASDYNVKIAGEVRDFDPDLYMAKKEAKRTDRVIQFSTAAASMALEDAKLDPASVDPWKFGVYIGSGTGGLHTSWEGYQDLSEKGPRHVGPFAIPMMISNMTSAYIAIKYGCKGPNMCIVTACASSINSIGEAWYAVQRGDADVMLAGGAEACVMGLTVAGFASMKALCTTHNDDPERACRPFDKDRAGFIVAEGAGVVVLEDLERARARGAHIYGELTGYGATCDAYHLTAPDPDGVGAMKAMELAMTQSGWDGVDLVNAHGTSTHLNEIMESKAINGLLGDKAKDTLVTSTKSIFGHTLGAAGGVAVVAALQSFEQGIVHKTRNYETPDPECNVNVVAETLYDRDVKRILVNNFGFGGHNGVLALQKYEG
- the rnc gene encoding ribonuclease III, which codes for MNEAELARTKDLLEFQRRIGYEFSDPALLEEALTHSSYAHERGVPFWNERLEFLGDAVLEVLISEELFRARPDASEGQMTRERASLVREEVLSAWGHSLGLDGLLLLGMGQRGSASENMIGDAVEALIGALYLDGGLEQARAFLNRRPRGAAREQLDPKSRLQILCQERNGPAPYYELLERKGPEHDPIFIARALLDGRELARGRGTSRKAAEQAAARAALKLIESSKEQL
- the tilS gene encoding tRNA lysidine(34) synthetase TilS, encoding MTKSDVPRRFRGVMERRGWLGQTPVLLGVSGGSDSMSLLCAFSRLYEPSQLVVLHMDHGLRGASSRDGEFVKKRCAELGVRCVIERRPVSALSRKGESEEAAGRRLRYELYEETAQRFGCRLVALGHTRDDLAENTLMNLARGCGLWGVAGMPEQRDIYIRPLLSFRRQELRDFLRAQGWSWVDDETNALNIYQRNRVRNEVMPLLAREVNSGVVEHLASLAEEAQLWRKMQEEQSSALCREVSLPQRGWPCLSLSKLRRVHEFQRRELVRFVGRRLELPALSRVRIEELDRLMRRSGRFVFQWGSAVDVEAGGGMLCWHPAAEKRLEALELSLGETARWGGWRVSLRRKDASAEAGFGLRCPLDGARPVVLQKNSEKYDVTTSFFPVIFQKNVFRAEKKQNQWEILRHSVKYNIVAEVVLSPLVGRWRESLWN
- the hpt gene encoding hypoxanthine phosphoribosyltransferase yields the protein MELKAAEVLIAREQIAARVRVLASEISKKYDGQSLTVIGILRGAVIFMADLVREISPSVNVVMEFMKAASYGASTTSSGKVTISQGTGIAVKGRNILIVEDIVDTGLTLQHLRGYFKDEGAASVEVCVLLDKRERRVVDVPVEYTGFVIPDEFVVGYGMDYDQKMRNLPSIHTVRSVSE
- the ftsH gene encoding ATP-dependent zinc metalloprotease FtsH, which encodes MQRLMKNLGVYLILVVLVVSVVNMFLTPQTAGPEVAEVPYSQFKTDLAAGRIKNFTINEMKAQGRYADGKTFVSNIVGVKDVAEEAAARGVEVRIAEPPETPWWMTLASSVFPTLLLIGVWIFFLHNMQGGGGKVMSFAKSKAKMFLDNRPKVTFNDVAGCDEAKEELKEVVEFLKSPDRFTKLGAKVPKGVLLLGSPGTGKTLLARACAGEADVPFFSTSGSDFVEMFVGVGASRVRDLFDQARKYQPCLVFIDEIDAVGRQRGTGLGGGHDEREQTLNQLLVEMDGFDEKTGIILIAATNRADVLDPALLRPGRFDRHVVVDTPDVKGREAILKVHAKDKKFAPDVDFEVLAKRTPGFVGADLANVINEAALLAARGGKTEIGMAELEEGIDRSIAGPERKSRLIGPREKKIIAYHETGHAMVAKLIPGCDPVHKISIIPRGSAALGYTLQLPAEDRFLASKNELTNNICVLLGGRVTEELVFGDITTGASNDLERATQVARSMVTQYGMSSLGPVVLGRQRHEVFLGRDLGEDRNYSDQIAFAIDEEVRKIVEECYVRVKKLLSDNRDKVDLVAETLLEREVMDGHDLAVLLGEEEPVSEKSEEKAASESAGAPAPEEPAPAEEKAADGFIPRAPVVSNEMAPMERKEPPSAKGE
- the uvrB gene encoding excinuclease ABC subunit UvrB, giving the protein METEKFKLHAPWPPSGDQPQAIESLLEGLERGEKCSTLMGVTGSGKTFTVANVVAKYDRPTLVLAHNKTLAAQLFSEFKRFFPENAVHYYVSYYDYYQPEAYIPSSDTFIEKDASINTQIERMRLATTKSLIERRDVIVVASVSCIYGMGKRKNYEDAIVNFSVGERWNRRSFQEALMKAYYERNDFDLQPGKYRVRGDVLEVYPVYSDATLRFSFFDEELESIEEVDPVSGRSTARKQHVSVFPAQHYVTSDGAIAESMDKIKREMELQVGRFKSEGKYLEAERLGSRTRYDMEMLAEAGYCSGIENYSRYLDGRAEGEQPGTLIDFFPPDFLMIVDESHITLPQVRGMFNGDRARKEVLVEHGFRLPSCLDNRPLKWHEFERYMQRVVCCSATPGDWELAHSRRVVEQLIRPTGIADPEVEVRKATGQIDDLLAEIQKVRGAGGRCLVTTLTKKGAEELAGYMRTLRVKSEYIHSELNAFERAEEINHLRSGDIEVLIGVNLLREGIDMPEVTLVAILDADREGFLRSYRSLVQVMGRAARNVDSRVILYADEVTDSIREAVGESKRRREAQLKYNEEHHIVPQTIHKSIERMLPEVEFEAAPEAKNKRAQQHIEHMDNEALEKLMWEAVEKLQFEKAAKIRDMIQAMEEGRTPQGGFGDEEGGTGLRAASGNRYKKRKRA